ATTGATCAATATTATATTTATTTTTTATTGGGTGTTTAAAAAACCGCGTTACATTTGGCCATCATTGATAGCCATCCTGATTGGATGGAGCCAGTTGAATAGTTTTATTTCATTCAGTAGCCAACAACCCGAATCTGAAGGTGAGACCATCACTATAATGTCCTTCAATATCAGTAATGCGTCTTTTGGCTATGATAAAAACAAAAAAACACGGGAACTAAAAAAAGAAGGATTAATTGATTTTTTGGATCAATTCAAGAACACCGATATAATATGTTTTCAGGAAGTCGGTGATTATGCATATGAAATTCTTAAAAAAAACTTTCCAAAGCATCATATCTATTTCAAACAAAAAGGAGCTGTCATACTTTCTAAATATCCTTTCAGAGATAAAGGTGAAATTGACTTCGGAACAAAGACCAATTCATGCCTTTGGGCAGATATCACGTTGGATGATGAAACATACAGGGTGTATAGCATCCATCTTCAGTCCAACCAAATAACTAGAGATACTGAAAAATTGGCCAATCAAAAAGAAATAAATCAAAAACAAGCCTGGTATGACATCAAAGGCATATTGCGAAAATTCAGAAATAACCACATACAACGCAGCAGACAAGCAGAAAAGATAGCAGAACACGTAAAAAAAAGTCAATATAAAGTAATCATGGCTGGTGACCTGAATGATCCGCCTCAGTCATATACTTATAAGGTTTTTTCATTATTGGGAAATGATGCTTTCAGAGAAAAAGGTGTGGGTATAGGGACAACCTTTGCCGGCAAAATACCATTGTTAAGAATTGATTATATCTTTGCAGATAAAAATCTGAAAGTACACGATTTCACCATCATCAAAGATAATTATTCAGATCACTACCCCATCTCGGCAACTTTGGAGTGGAATGATAAAATTGATGATGAATCATCTGATAAAGAATAAAGTGCACGCTTTTTTATTGAAATAAATTAAAAAAATATCATATGGCAGAAGTACTTGAATTAGCAAAAAATAATCTGGTCAAAAAAGGTTTTCTTGATATTGATGTGGACCCAACTTTAGACCTTGTGGAAGCCATCAATAAGTTAAAAAAAGAAAAAAATGCCATTATCCTGGCGCATTATTATCAGGAATCTGAAATCCAGGATGTGGCCGATTATATAGGTGATAGTCTGGGATTGTCTCAAAAAGCTGAAAGCACTGATGCCGATATGATAGTATTTGCAGGAGTGCATTTTATGGCTGAAACTGCCAAAATGCTTAATCCCTCAAAAAAAGTAGTTTTACCGGACCTGAAAGCCGGATGTTCCTTGGCTGACAGTTGCCCACCTGCTTTTTTCAAAAAATTTAAAGAAAAATATCCCGACCATGTAGTAGTGAGCTATATCAACTGCACAGCAGAATTGAAAGCGCTGACCGACATTTGCTGTACATCTTCCAATGCTGAAGCCATCATCAACAGTATACCAAAAGATAAAGGTATCATCTTCGCACCTGATAAAAACCTGGGAGCATATCTCGAGAAAAAAACAGGCAGAGATATGATTCTCTGGAACGGCGCATGTATGGTTCATGAAATTTTTTCACATGAAAAAATTGTAAAGCTTATGGCCAGATACCCTGATGCAAAGTTTATAGCTCACCCTGAGTGCGAAGCACATATTCTAGACAAAGCACATTTTATCGGCTCTACTACTCAATTGCTCAAGTACACCCAATCCTCTCCGGCTACATCTTTCATAGTTGCCACTGAAGCCGGTATCTTACACCAGATGGAACTGGCCTCACCGGATAAAACTTTTATCCCGGCACCACCCAACAACAATTGTGCATGTAATGATTGTCCTCATATGAAGCGAAATACCATGGAAAAACTGTACTTAAGTATGAAGTACGAGTTGCCGGAAATCATTCTTGAAGACTGGGTGATAGAAAAAGGAAGAATTTGTATAGACAGAATGCTCGATATCAGTGTTAAGGCAGGATTTAAAGCTTAATACCTAAAAATCAATGTCGTATAGTTAAGACATCTATATGAAGTCTTTCCCTTGTAAATGAAAGTTGGTAACTATATAGTTGAACATCATCAGGAACTTTTTTTAATCTGATTAATGTTTGGCACTGTTAAATCCATCGTACTATCTAATAAATATCAGATATTTGCATCTTCTTAAAAAAAATCAAAATAAGAATCATGTTTTTACACATACACAAGTCAAAAATTCATAGAGTCAGGGTCACACAAGCCAATCTCAATTATGTTGGTTCCATCACGATAGATGAAGATCTCATGGATGCTGCAAACCTTTACGAAGGCGAAAAAGTACAGATAGTCAACAACAACAATGGTGAACGTATAGAAACCTATGTCATCAAAGGTGAAAGAGGCTCCGGTATGATATGTCTCAATGGCGCGGCGGCTCGAAAAGCAGAGGTCGGTGATGTAGTCATCATTATTAGTTATGCACTCATGACTCCTGAAGAAGCAAAAGCTTACAAGCCTGTCGCTATCTTCCCTGATGAAGATAATAAAATCAACTAAAATTTCCGGATTTGCGAAGTCATATCACTAAAGGACTTAAAGTATTTATTTTTTTTGCAATTGGTATTGTCATCTTGTATCTATTGTATCAGCGCCAGGATGCCGCTTTCAGGGCGGATTGTGCCATCAAAGGTATAAGTGCTGAAAACTGCAGTCTTATGTCAAAAATTAAAGATGACATCAGCAATGCCAATTATTATTGGGTATCCATCACAATGATACTTTTTATGATTACCAACATACTCAGAGCACTGAGATGGAAAATGATGTTTGTAGCTATCGGGTATCGCCCACGTATGATCAATCTTTTTGGCACGATCATAATCAACTATCTCGCCAATTTAGGTATTCCGAGATCAGGAGAAGTCATACGCGCAGGATTATTATCCGGTTATGAAGATATACCAATAGAGAAAGTGTTAGGAACGATTTTTACAGACAGGATTTTTGATGTGATGATGCTGTTGATAGTAATCGTTCTGGCGATGTTTTTCGGAGGAAATGACTTCCTGGCCTACCTCAATCAAAACATAAGTATAGGCAGTAAGTTGGCCGGAATTTTTAATAATTCAGTATTAATTTATATAATAATTGCATTTCTGGTACTATCCACAGTTGTCATTTGGAAGTTCAGAACCAGGATCATGTCTACCAGACCAGGGAAAAAATTAGTTTCACTTTTTACTGGTTTTGCTGACGGAGTGAAAAGTGTTGCCAACGTTTCGTCAGTGCCCCTTTTCTTGTTCTACACAGGGGCAATTTGGTTTATATACTACCTGATGGTATATTTTGCATTTTTCACATTCTCACCTACAGCTCATCTTGGTCCCGTTGAAGGTTTAGTGGCATTTGTATTTGGAAGTCTGGGCATTCTGATCCCTACCCCAGGTGGAATGGGCAGTTTTCATTACCTCATGGGAGAAGCATTATCGATGTATGGTATAAGCGGTGCTGATGCTTTTTCTTTTGCCAATATCGTGTTTTTTTCTATCAATATATTTCTGCCTATAGTATTTGGATTATTGGCACTTATCTTACTACCTGCGGTAAACAAAGATGAATAATGACACTCATTAAAGAGAAAATCTATCAGTCTCACCAGCATATCAAAGATCAGATTGCTATCTGGAAGGCTTCCGGCAAAAAAATTGTCTTCACAAACGGATGTTTTGATTTAGTGCATGTAGGCCATGTGCTCTATCTTGAAAATGCTGCTCAGCTGGGAGATATTCTTGTAGTAGGGCTCAATAGCGACGACTCAGTGAGAAGGCTTAAAGGACCAACAAGACCTATCAATGATATCCTCAACAGATCACATGTACTTGCTGCATTGGCAAGCGTCGATGCAGTCATCATTTTTGAAGAAGATACACCATTAAATACTATCCATACGATCCTTCCCGATGTTTTAGTCAAGGGTGGTGACTGGAAACCGGATCAGATTGTAGGGAGTGACTTGGTTTTAGAGCATGGAGGTCAAGTATTGTCTTTGAATTTTGTAGATGGGTACTCCACTACACAGATTGAAAATAAGATCATCCAGCTCGGTTCGATTTGAGCATATTTGAGTGATTTTAACACCCGGAGTTCATTTGCTCTTCGTTGGGTTGCTCTTCGTTTGTCATACATCTTTCTCACAACCCCTGCCTTACTACTAAGGCAGTCAGGCTCATTTCCTAAAGAGACAATCTACCCAAAATCTTCTAAAATGGCCTTACTACCGATCAAAAAGCCAAATTTCCATCCCGCTACCTGAAGGCCGACCAGTCCCAAATTCTTCTTAAATGAACTTACAGTCCGGACCTAAATTCGCCTTTCCATAAAACAGGTAGTAAGTATCGGCTTATCTAAAAACTTATATCTAACTAAAAGGTATCAGCTGACATTCAACATCTGAAGTCAATTCCTCACCTTATCAGCCAGTGTGACCGAACCGGTGTATTGAATTTCTTTTCCGTCTATGAATCGAGCTCTGACAAAATACACAAAAACTCCGGGATCAAGGCGCACATTATTGTAGGTGCCATCCCAACCATCAGTGCCTGCAGGGTCCGGTATAAAATTACTCTTATCAAATACCATATTGCCCCATCGGTCATAAATAGAAAATGAGAGAAATTTTTCTACACCCGGCCCAACAACAGCCTGAAAATAGTCGTTAAACCCATCTCTGTTGGGCGTAAAAATATTGGGGAAATATACATTTCTTATATTATTCACTTTTACAGTGATTTCATCTGACCCCTTACAGCCTTTTTCATCAATGACCGAGGCAAGATAAGTGGTTGTGATGATTGGATTTACTTCCAAAGTAATACAATCCGGTGATAAACAATTTAAACTGCTTTTTGGTGTCCAGATGACTGTATCTATTTTAAATTCTGAATTGACATCTACTTTGAGCAAAACCGGATCCTGACCTAAATTCATCTCAATATCTGGGCCAAGGTTTACAGATATAGGCGCTGGCTGGTTGATAGTGATTATTGTATCAACTGAGCAACCGGCAGAGTCAATGAAACTTATAAAATACTGACCTGCACTGACTCTCACACAGGAGTCTATGGGAAAGCGTCTGCCGTTGTTAATTTGAAATGTATATCGATTGCCGGTACCGCCGGATACAGACTTTACAGAAATACAGGTACTGCCTCCATTGCATTGAGGCGGATTAGGATTGTTGACTTCTCCTCTCACTTGTGCCGGAGCGACAAGTGCATAGCAGAATGTGTCTTTGCATCCAAAGTTGTCTGTCACTGTAGCGCAGTAATTTCCTTCTTTTAATCCTATAGCAACCCCATTATCTATTGTTAGTCCTGACTGCCAGTTGATAGTTTTTATTCCCGGGTTTCCACCTGTGGTTTTAATTCCTATTCTGCCTGCATCTGTGCCTTTACAATCCAAGCCAACAAACTTACTTAGATCCAGCGAAGCCACCAATTCGGTAGGTTGTGCAACGGTGACACTGTCACTTTGCAGGCAATTATTGCTGTCACTGATAGTTACTTTGTAGGTTCCGGCTGCAAGATTGGTCAGTTCAGGGCCTGTTGTTCCGTCTTGCCATCTATAGGTATAGCTTATTCCAGTTCCTCCGGTCGCATTTATTCGGACGGATCCATTTCTGTTACCAAAACAAGAAGCATTGATCAATTGAGTCCTGATGCTATCAACGGCCAACTTTTCAAACGTGCCGGTATCAAAAAAAGTGGTATCAGAAACACAATTTTTATTATCTTTTGCAATCACCCAACTCTTTCCAGCTGAAAAATTTGAAGCAAAAAGTCCGTTTATACCCGTGGACCAGGAATAAGTCAAACCCGGAGGGCCACCTACAATTGCTGCCTGACCAGTAGCCAACCCAAAACACGTGACTTTGCGGGTTTCAGGGTTGGGAAAAGTAATCTTTGGAGGTTCGGTAATTATTATGGAATCGGTATTCTGACAACCGTCAGCGTTAAGTTCCTTTACAAAAACATAGTACTTACCTGCTCCAATATTTGCCACTGTCGAATCCTTGCTGATTTCGACTCCATTGACATCCTTCCACACCACATTATAAGCAACATTATTACCACTGACAGCGACAGATGCTCTACCGTCTTTGCTTCCTGCGCAAGTGATGGTTTTGGAAAGCATGGGTGTAAGCATGACTTCTTTCAAAGCCTGTGTCAGCGAATCACAAAATTCGGTAGTACATCCCTGACTATCTGTGATGGTGGCACAATATCTTCCTGCCCGCAGTCCTGACGCAATAGACGATGAGGAAGATACTCCTGTCTGCCATTTGATTTGTTTCTGACCTGAATTTCCGCCATTGATGACAAAAGCTACTGAACCACCTGTAAGGTTGATACAATCAGGATTCTTAAAATTGCCGGGATCTTTGATAGCTCTCAAACTATCAGGTTGAGTCAATGTCAAAGAGTCTATGGTCGAACATCCCCCACCATCAGTGATGGTAACGATATACTTACCTGCTACCAGATTGGAGAGAAAATCACCACTTCTTCCGTTTGACCATGCATAAAGGTACCCGGAGCCTGATCCTCCTTTGGATGCCACCGAAAGTGACCCGTTATTTTGACCAAAACACTTAGGATTGGCAAGTATAATATTGGCCTGATCTAAAGTTATCTTCTCTGGCTCTGTAATATTAAAAATGTCGTGTCAGATGTGCAGTTATTATTATCAAAACCGATCACCCAATGCCTACCTTTGGCAAGGTTTAATGCAAATGAGCCGGTAAAGCCATTGGACCAAGTAAAATTCAGATTTGGAATTGGGTCTATTTTAGCTCTTCCATCTGATTTTCCACCACATGTTACATTAATAGTATCCGGCCTAGGAAATGTGATCTTTGTTGGCTGGGTGATTACCACAGTATCTTTCTTTGGGCAATTTCCTGTATTTGATATGACCACAGTATAAGTACCGGCTTGAAGACTGATAATACTGTCTTTACCTATTGTTTGATTTGAAGCGTTTTTCCAATCAAAAGTATATCCTGCATTTCCACCTTTTACTCTTATCGTGGCATTGCCATTTTCCTGAAAACATCTGGCATTAATTACAATTTTTGTATAGGCAATAGAGTCTGGCTGTGTTATGAAGACGGTCTGTGTGACTGAGGCGCATTTGTTTTTGTCTGATACTACCACATTATACTTTCCTGGTCCTTTGTTGATCACATCTTGGGTTATGCCTGCACTATTGCCCAGACTGTCTGTCCACTGGATATCAAAAGGTCCGTTTTGACTCTGGATGTCAACAGTCAATGTTCCGTCTTTGGCTCCATAACATGTGATATTAGTCGATTTTGCAGTGATTTGTGGTCTCCCCGAAGGATCGAGCGTCTGACTGAATACAGAGGAACACTTATTGGCATCTGTGATAGTGACCTGATAATTGCCGCTATCTAAGTTTTTAATGCTATTTAATGTATCTGCTGGAGTCTGATTCCATTTGTATGAGTAACCAGGAGTACCGCCTGATGGATTTAGTGTAATGGAACCAGGGATATCACATTTGGGTTGTACCACTACCTGATTATAACTGATTGCAAACGGTGCAGATATGACCATAGTATCTGAAACTTCACATCCAGCTGAATTGATAGATCGCACAATATAAATGCCCGCACTATCAACCAAAATACTATCTCTGTCGATAATGGTTGAATTATTTAATTTTTGCCACTCAAAACTGTAGGCGGCATTACTACCTCCGACAATTTTTATCTCGGCTATTCCATCTCTGCTATTGTGGCATTTTGCAGCAATGGATGGGGATTTGATGGTGGTAAATATGGGAGGATTTGTCAAATTGATGCTATCCGTCAATGACTTGCATCCATCCTTATCCGTCACCTGTACATAATAGATTCCAGCACCTATACTGACAAGGGAGTCAGTCAGAGAGACGGTGAGACCACTACTATTTTTCCATACATAGGTATAGGGGCTGCTTCCACCCGAGGCTGAAACTTTGAGTTTACCATCGCTTTTTCCTGCGCATGATATTGTCTTAGTAATGCTCAGATTAGTAGCCAATGAACCCTGAGCGTTTAGCGTGATAGCGGCTGTGTCTGTGCAGTTTTTTGAATCCGTCACAGTGATGCGGAAGGTACCTCCGGTCAGACCAGATAGCGAAGTGGTATTGGGACTTTGAGGTGGATTCCAAGTATAGTTGTAGCCACCATTGCCCCCTCTGGTATTCAAAGTAATAGAACCTGCTATATTACATCCCGGCTGGATGATGACTGGATTAAGTTTTAGCGAGTCTGAAGGCTCGTTGATGGTAAACTCGACAGTTTTCTTACAAGAATTTCCACGATGAGTTGTCTGAAAAGCATACATACCTGCTTTAAGATTATTTAATGTTATAGAATCTCCACGATTATGGGGTCCCAGTATATTTGAAAATGGATTTAAAGGTAAAAATTCAAAATCTGTAGAACGAGGAATTGATATCATTTTTAGAGTTGCACTTCCATTATTTGCCCCTTTGCAAGTTATATCCTGATGGACTTCAGTTAAATTTAATGAATTGTTGTACAACGTATCATATGGTATAGTAATAGAATCCACTTTATAACATATAAGTGAATCTTTCACTGTAATTTTATGTCTACCTGCTATTTGATCGGGAGGAGGAGAAGTAGGGGATATATCGAATTTTCGGCTGAAACCTGATGGGAGGGGTTCTATTTCCAAATTGTATATATTTCCTGATTTTGGCATGCCACCTGAAACATTCACATTGATGAAGCCAAAAACCCCTGATTGATTACACGGAGCAGGACTATGTAAACTCAAAGTCATATTAATAGGAGAGCGTGAAAGTTCTGTACTATCTACAATCTGGCATCCTGTATCTTTGTTGGTAATAGTTACATAATACTTTCCTGTACGCAGCCTATCTAAAGAATCTAAACCTCGACCACTCAATAAGTTAGACCATTGGTAGGTATAGTTTTTGTAAAATCCATACACAGGGTTAATTTTTATACTGCCATTGTCACTATAAGAACATAATGGATCTATTTTTGTAAGGTTATATTTTAGACCTTCTAAATTATCAAATGAAAACCTATCCATTTGTTTTCTTCCACTGACATCTGTCAAAATTATTTCAAAATTTTTATTTGCATCCAGATTTGGTATAGTGACCCTTTGTCCATCTGAGAGACCTCCACCAGTATACTCGGTGCCATTGACTGTATAAGAATAAGGAGGTGTGCCACCTACTCCATAGAAAGTGATTGAACCTTTTTTCGCTCCGTCAGCATCACAGTAAGACCTGAAGAGTTTAAAATCAGTTGAAACCAAATCGATTTGACCCTGATTAAATTTTATTATTGACTTTGAACACGGAGATATATCCTTGTAACAAACTTCAACACCTCCTGAAATAAAATTTCCATTAAAGACTATGGGAGATTTATTACCAGCATCTCCGATTACATCAAAACAGATCGTAAAAAGCACACTATCGTGAGGGATGGTTATGGGATCACCAGCCCAAACTACATTTAAATAACCCTTATCTTTATTGTTACAATTAAATAAATCTCCAAAAAAACTGCTCTTTAAAGAAGGATGGACAAATGTCGCGGGGCATGAAGGTACAACCAATGTTGCGTCATATGAAAGACTAAACTGAAAAGATTCTACATCCTTAAAGTTTTTTGTGGTAACATCCATACACACAGTGCTACCTGTTGTCCCGGATTTTTGCTTTATTTCCAAACAAAGGGTGTCTTGCCCACTTGCATTTAAGGAAATAAAAAGTAATAGTAATGCAAAATATTTTATAATAAAAATTTTATTTAACATCATGATAATCAGTCAATTAAAGTTAGTACAAACGCCTTTTATTTTAAAATAAAATGCAAATGTATATAAAAAATATTAATATATGATGTAAAGAGGGAAACTGTTGGTAAGAAAACGCAAAATTAGGTTTTAATGTTGTTTTATCCAAAATAAAAAATGAATATTTCTTATACGACCCCGGATAAATTATCTAACTTTGTCCTTCATTCTTCAATTCAATTTGTGACAATAATCCACTTCACCGCAAGACTTTTTTTCCTGGCATTGCTCAGCAACCCATTCTTGATGCAGGGTCAGGATGAAGATGTCTTATTTATAAAAAAGATTCATGACGAGGCACTTACTGCCGGAAAAGCATATCCCTGGCTCAAAGAATTATGTACAAAACACGGAGGGAGAATAGCCGGATCGCCGGCATATATAGGGGCGGCATCACTAACAAAAGACATGTTGGCCTCTGTCAAAGGAGTACAAAGCACGCTTCAGGATTGTGAGGCCAGCTATTGGTACAGAGGATCTAAGGAAAAAGTTATGCTATTGGATACAAAAGGCAGAAAAACCCCATTAAAAGCACTCTCACTTGGAAATTCAGTAGCTACACCTGCCGGCGGTATCACTGCAGAAGTTGTGGAAGTAAAGAGCCTTGATGAAGTAGAATCATTGGGCAAGGAAAAAATCAAAGGGAAGATAGTTTTTTACAACAGGCCTATGGATCCAACGCAGATCCGTACTTTCAACAGTTATGGCGGAGCTGCTGATCAGCGCGTTTTTGGGCCTTCCAAAGCTGCTGAATATGGTGCAGTGGCGGCCATAGTGAGGTCACTGACCACTTCAAATGATGATTTCCCCCACACAGGAGTCACAGTATATCAAGACAGTACACAGCGGATACCGGGCTTAGCCATCAGTACCAATGATGCCAATATGCTGAGCAAAAAACTTGCAATAGGTCCGGTAAGCATGTATATAAAGACAGATTGTAAAACGATAGGTATGAGATCGGCCCCAACAGTCATAGGTGAAATGAAAGGCAGTAAATATCCGGAAGAAATACTACTCGTCGGAGGCCATCTTGATAGTTGGGATGTAGGCCAGGGTGCGCATGATGACGGATCAGGTTGCGTACAGGCTATGGAAGTACTCAGGATTTTTTCAGCTATAGGTTATACACCCAAAAGAACAATTCGCGCAGTACTTTTTTCCAATGAAGAAAATGGTCTCGCCGGAGGCAGAACTTATGCAGAGGTATCAAACAAAAAAGGCGAATTTCATTTGGCTGCTATGGAGTCTGATGCCGGAGGGTTTTCTCCCAGAGGATTTAGTTTTGAAGCAGATACTTCGGTATTTAAAACGTATTATAAAAATGTCAGTAAGTGGCTGCCTGTATTGGAAAGTTATGGTTTGATATTCGAAATGGGTGGTTCAGGGGCAGACATCAGCCCTTTAAAATCTCAAAAAGGACTGCTCATAGGTTTAAGACCTGACTCTCAAAGATATTTTGACTATCATCATACTGATAATGACCTCATACAACATGTAAATAGAAGGGAACTGGAGTTGGGCGCTGCGGCGATGGCAAGCCTCATTTATCTCATAGACAAATACGGAATCAAGTGAGTTTAAAAAAACAACAAGATATCATCCAGGTAGGTGATCTTTCATTTATCAAATATATAGATGCAAAGGAGATTGAAAAAAAAGTACAGGAAATAGCCGACTCCATCAGAGAAGATTATCACGAAAAATACCCCATGTTTTTGGTAGTAATGAATGGTGCTTTCATCTATGCAGCTGATCTGATCAGAAAGCTGGACTTCCCCTGTGAGCTCAATTTTGTTCGTATCAAATCATATCAGGGAACCGAAAGCACAGGCCAAATAGATATCTATATGCCACCAAATATTGATATTAAAAACAGGCACATCATCATCATAGAAGATATCATAGATACAGGCAATACGATGTCTGCCTTTTTACCAGAATTGGAGAAAAATCAACCTGCGTCGATATGTTTGTCTTCTATTCTCGTAAAACCCGAGGCTCACCAACATCCTATCATCACTCATTATCCGGGATTTATTATCCCCAATAAATTTGTAGTAGGATATGGACTGGACTATGACGGCATGGGTAGAAATCTCAAGGATTTATATCAGCTGAACGACAATTCTTAAATGCACTTTTATGCTTTCTGACCAAGAACAGGCTGTAAAAATTGTGCATCATTTAATGTATTCAAATGACCGGTTTTCACAATGGTTGGGTATTGATATACTGGAAGTGATGCCGGGAAAATGCACCGTTCAGGTGAAAGTGAAACCGGAAATGCTCAATGGATTTAATTTATGTCATGGTGGCGTCACCTTTGCAGTGGCTGACAGCGCTTTTGCATTTGCGAGCAATTCGAGAGGCATACAGTCCTTGTCTGTGGAGACATCCATTTCTCATATAAAAAAGGTATTGCCTGATGATACTATCACAGCAGTAGCTACAGAAAAACATATCACATCAAAGTTTGGGCACTATGAAGTTTTACTGACCAATCAGCACAATGAAACGGTGGCGATATTTAAGGGTACGGTATTCAGGACAGGAAAATCCTGGGAAATTCTATAAACAAACGGCCTTATCAAACCATTTAGCATGTTACCAATAGGTTAAAGTCTCTGATTTTGGAATTTTACACTATATTTGTGGATTGTTATTAATTCATGATGTTTTTTAAATACATAATTGATTAAAAAATGAGGTATATCATCAACACCCTTTTTATACTTTTTATCAGCGGCTCGATCATTGCTCAAGGGATTGAGTTTTTCCAAGGCACATGGAAGGAAGCCCTCGCCAAAGCCAAAGCTGAAGAAAAACTTGTGTTTGTAGATGCTTATGCAAAATGGTGCGGTCCGTGTAAAGTCATGGCCAAAAATGTTTTTACGCAGCAAAAAGTTGGAGACTTTTTTAATGCCAATTTTATCAACCTCAAACTCGATATGGAGGAATCAGATGGCGTTACTTTCGGTCACGTTTATCCTGTCTCGGCATATCCTACCTTGCTCTTTCTGGATGGCGAAGGAAAGGTAGTCAAAAAAGTGGTCGGAGGCCAGCAAGCTGAAGGACTTATCGCCCAAGGGGAAGATGCCAATAAAAAGAATGACAAGAGTGGCAAGTTTGAAGAAAAATATCTTGCTGGTGACAGGAGCTATGATTTGATGTATTCTTATGTGAAGGCTCTCAACGCAGCAAGTAAACCAAGCCTGAAGATATCCAATGACTATCTCTTGTCCAATCCTGACATCACGGAAAATCAAAAGTTGTTGTTTATACTCGAGGCTGCCACAGAAGCAGACAGCAAACTTTTTGATCAGGTGATCAGTAATAAATCTAAAATCATAGCCGTGGCGGGCAAAAAAACATATGAAGACAAATGTAAAAGCGCCTGTCAGGCTACAGTAACAAAAGCAGTCAATTTTGAAATGGAATCTATGCTTACTGAAGCAAATAGTAAAGCAAAAAAAACATTTCCTGATGATGCAGACAAGTTTATTGCTAAGTCAGGCATGTATTATTATAAGACTTTCAGAATGGAATCACCCTATACTCAAAGTTATAAATCACTGGCCAAGTCTGCCGGAAAAGATCCTGAAACTTTGATGTTTATTGTAAAAGATATTAATAAAAATTTTAAGGACAATAAAAAAATGATGACAGATGCTTCACAATATGCGGAGGTCGTCTGGGAAGCAAAAAAAGATA
The sequence above is drawn from the Saprospiraceae bacterium genome and encodes:
- a CDS encoding gliding motility-associated C-terminal domain-containing protein — encoded protein: MASKGGSGSGYLYAWSNGRSGDFLSNLVAGKYIVTITDGGGCSTIDSLTLTQPDSLRAIKDPGNFKNPDCINLTGGSVAFVINGGNSGQKQIKWQTGVSSSSSIASGLRAGRYCATITDSQGCTTEFCDSLTQALKEVMLTPMLSKTITCAGSKDGRASVAVSGNNVAYNVVWKDVNGVEISKDSTVANIGAGKYYVFVKELNADGCQNTDSIIITEPPKITFPNPETRKVTCFGLATGQAAIVGGPPGLTYSWSTGINGLFASNFSAGKSWVIAKDNKNCVSDTTFFDTGTFEKLAVDSIRTQLINASCFGNRNGSVRINATGGTGISYTYRWQDGTTGPELTNLAAGTYKVTISDSNNCLQSDSVTVAQPTELVASLDLSKFVGLDCKGTDAGRIGIKTTGGNPGIKTINWQSGLTIDNGVAIGLKEGNYCATVTDNFGCKDTFCYALVAPAQVRGEVNNPNPPQCNGGSTCISVKSVSGGTGNRYTFQINNGRRFPIDSCVRVSAGQYFISFIDSAGCSVDTIITINQPAPISVNLGPDIEMNLGQDPVLLKVDVNSEFKIDTVIWTPKSSLNCLSPDCITLEVNPIITTTYLASVIDEKGCKGSDEITVKVNNIRNVYFPNIFTPNRDGFNDYFQAVVGPGVEKFLSFSIYDRWGNMVFDKSNFIPDPAGTDGWDGTYNNVRLDPGVFVYFVRARFIDGKEIQYTGSVTLADKVRN
- the rfaE2 gene encoding D-glycero-beta-D-manno-heptose 1-phosphate adenylyltransferase, whose protein sequence is MTLIKEKIYQSHQHIKDQIAIWKASGKKIVFTNGCFDLVHVGHVLYLENAAQLGDILVVGLNSDDSVRRLKGPTRPINDILNRSHVLAALASVDAVIIFEEDTPLNTIHTILPDVLVKGGDWKPDQIVGSDLVLEHGGQVLSLNFVDGYSTTQIENKIIQLGSI
- a CDS encoding aspartate 1-decarboxylase, with translation MFLHIHKSKIHRVRVTQANLNYVGSITIDEDLMDAANLYEGEKVQIVNNNNGERIETYVIKGERGSGMICLNGAAARKAEVGDVVIIISYALMTPEEAKAYKPVAIFPDEDNKIN
- the nadA gene encoding quinolinate synthase NadA translates to MAEVLELAKNNLVKKGFLDIDVDPTLDLVEAINKLKKEKNAIILAHYYQESEIQDVADYIGDSLGLSQKAESTDADMIVFAGVHFMAETAKMLNPSKKVVLPDLKAGCSLADSCPPAFFKKFKEKYPDHVVVSYINCTAELKALTDICCTSSNAEAIINSIPKDKGIIFAPDKNLGAYLEKKTGRDMILWNGACMVHEIFSHEKIVKLMARYPDAKFIAHPECEAHILDKAHFIGSTTQLLKYTQSSPATSFIVATEAGILHQMELASPDKTFIPAPPNNNCACNDCPHMKRNTMEKLYLSMKYELPEIILEDWVIEKGRICIDRMLDISVKAGFKA
- a CDS encoding endonuclease/exonuclease/phosphatase family protein, which translates into the protein MAAVVALLIAYVAPHIDPELTWALSFFGLFYPVILLINIIFIFYWVFKKPRYIWPSLIAILIGWSQLNSFISFSSQQPESEGETITIMSFNISNASFGYDKNKKTRELKKEGLIDFLDQFKNTDIICFQEVGDYAYEILKKNFPKHHIYFKQKGAVILSKYPFRDKGEIDFGTKTNSCLWADITLDDETYRVYSIHLQSNQITRDTEKLANQKEINQKQAWYDIKGILRKFRNNHIQRSRQAEKIAEHVKKSQYKVIMAGDLNDPPQSYTYKVFSLLGNDAFREKGVGIGTTFAGKIPLLRIDYIFADKNLKVHDFTIIKDNYSDHYPISATLEWNDKIDDESSDKE
- a CDS encoding flippase-like domain-containing protein; the encoded protein is MRSHITKGLKVFIFFAIGIVILYLLYQRQDAAFRADCAIKGISAENCSLMSKIKDDISNANYYWVSITMILFMITNILRALRWKMMFVAIGYRPRMINLFGTIIINYLANLGIPRSGEVIRAGLLSGYEDIPIEKVLGTIFTDRIFDVMMLLIVIVLAMFFGGNDFLAYLNQNISIGSKLAGIFNNSVLIYIIIAFLVLSTVVIWKFRTRIMSTRPGKKLVSLFTGFADGVKSVANVSSVPLFLFYTGAIWFIYYLMVYFAFFTFSPTAHLGPVEGLVAFVFGSLGILIPTPGGMGSFHYLMGEALSMYGISGADAFSFANIVFFSINIFLPIVFGLLALILLPAVNKDE